Proteins from a genomic interval of Polaribacter sejongensis:
- the trpS gene encoding tryptophan--tRNA ligase: protein MSRILTGVQSTGTPHLGNLLGAILPAIKMANSPGNESFIFIADMHSLTQIKDGKELRENTYSVAATWLACGLDINKTIFYRQSDIPQTTELTWYLSCFFPYQRLTLAHGFKDKADRLGDVNAGLFTYPMLMAADILLYDAEIVPVGKDQLQHLEMTRDVANRFNNIVGETLVPPQPGIQENTKLVPGIDGEKMSKSRNNLINIFLPDKKLRKQVMSIKTDSLGLEDPKNPDTDNVFALYKLLATEEQTATMRANYEGGNYGYGHAKQALYELILEQFSPIRDRYNHYMENKHELDEALKIGAEKATVVANGVLKRVRAKIGY from the coding sequence ATGTCTAGAATTTTAACAGGTGTACAAAGTACAGGAACTCCACATTTAGGAAATTTATTAGGAGCTATTTTACCAGCAATAAAGATGGCAAATAGTCCAGGAAATGAATCTTTTATATTTATTGCAGATATGCATTCTTTAACCCAGATTAAAGATGGAAAAGAATTAAGAGAAAACACGTATAGTGTTGCTGCTACTTGGCTTGCTTGTGGATTAGACATTAATAAAACTATATTTTACAGACAAAGTGATATACCACAAACAACAGAATTAACGTGGTATTTAAGCTGTTTTTTCCCGTATCAAAGACTAACTTTAGCACACGGATTTAAAGATAAAGCTGATAGATTAGGAGATGTTAATGCAGGTTTATTTACCTACCCAATGTTAATGGCTGCAGATATTTTATTATATGATGCAGAGATTGTACCAGTTGGTAAAGATCAATTACAGCATTTAGAAATGACCCGTGATGTTGCTAATAGGTTTAACAATATCGTGGGAGAAACATTGGTTCCGCCACAACCAGGAATACAAGAAAACACAAAATTAGTTCCCGGAATTGATGGTGAAAAAATGAGTAAATCTAGAAATAATCTTATCAATATTTTCTTACCAGACAAAAAGTTAAGAAAACAAGTAATGTCTATTAAAACAGATAGTTTAGGTTTAGAAGATCCTAAAAACCCTGATACCGATAATGTTTTTGCTTTGTATAAATTACTTGCAACCGAAGAACAAACAGCAACCATGAGAGCTAATTACGAAGGTGGTAATTACGGTTATGGTCATGCAAAACAAGCTTTATATGAATTGATTCTTGAGCAATTCTCTCCAATAAGAGACCGCTACAATCATTATATGGAAAATAAGCATGAACTTGATGAGGCTTTAAAAATTGGAGCAGAAAAGGCAACTGTTGTTGCTAACGGTGTTCTAAAAAGAGTGAGAGCAAAAATTGGTTACTAA
- a CDS encoding lysophospholipid acyltransferase family protein, which yields MKYLKIPFLLIWRLWFYLLMIVTILVMSPLLLLFTFKEEHYHIFWRIARVLSKVLIYGMGFRLDVQFDEELEPNKSYMFCPNHTSLMDPFVLIAISKNPIVFVGKQELVKIPVFGFFYKRVVIMVDRNNPESRRRVFSMAKKRLQNGVSMAIFPEGLVPEEDVILAPFKKGAFSLAIEFEIPIVPQVYYDCKRLFSWNVFKGGMGVFRVRQHNFIATKGLSIKERDQLKDKTFNIIYNDLANDKKFMKDTNSTK from the coding sequence ATGAAGTACCTTAAAATTCCTTTTCTTTTAATTTGGCGCTTGTGGTTTTACCTTTTAATGATTGTAACAATTTTAGTGATGTCACCACTTTTATTGTTATTTACTTTTAAAGAAGAGCATTACCATATTTTTTGGAGAATCGCTAGAGTTTTATCTAAAGTGCTAATTTACGGAATGGGGTTTCGTTTAGATGTGCAATTTGATGAAGAATTAGAACCTAATAAAAGTTATATGTTTTGCCCCAATCATACTTCTTTAATGGATCCTTTTGTTTTGATTGCCATCAGTAAAAACCCTATTGTATTTGTTGGTAAGCAAGAGTTGGTTAAAATTCCTGTTTTTGGTTTTTTTTATAAACGAGTGGTTATTATGGTAGATAGAAATAATCCGGAAAGTAGAAGAAGAGTTTTTAGCATGGCTAAAAAGAGATTGCAAAACGGCGTAAGTATGGCTATTTTTCCTGAAGGATTAGTGCCTGAGGAAGATGTAATTTTAGCACCATTTAAAAAAGGAGCTTTTAGTTTAGCTATAGAGTTTGAGATACCAATTGTACCACAAGTTTATTACGATTGTAAACGGTTGTTTTCTTGGAACGTTTTTAAAGGTGGTATGGGAGTTTTTAGAGTGCGCCAGCACAATTTTATTGCTACAAAAGGATTGTCTATAAAAGAAAGAGATCAGTTAAAAGACAAAACATTCAATATCATTTACAACGATTTGGCAAATGATAAAAAGTTTATGAAAGATACAAATAGCACAAAATGA
- the trhA gene encoding PAQR family membrane homeostasis protein TrhA, protein MNVKLNPGYSETEERLNVWSHGLGLLASVIAFPFLIVKASNYTNFWEVTSFVIYGLSLIVLYAASTFYHAAKNPKKRRRLNIFDHAAIYALIAGSYTPFCLVALNSDLGWYMFIAVWVFALTGIILKLFFTGRFDKISTAMYLLMGWQVVFFIKPLMVALPTFNLNLLIGGGVFYTIGAILYSIKKIPYNHAIFHVFVLLGSISHFIAIYYL, encoded by the coding sequence ATGAATGTAAAATTAAATCCCGGATATTCAGAAACAGAAGAACGCTTAAATGTTTGGTCTCATGGTTTAGGATTGCTTGCAAGTGTTATTGCTTTTCCTTTTTTAATTGTAAAAGCATCCAACTATACTAACTTTTGGGAGGTTACAAGTTTTGTGATTTATGGGTTGAGTTTAATTGTTTTATATGCAGCTTCTACATTTTATCATGCAGCAAAAAATCCGAAGAAAAGAAGACGGTTAAATATTTTTGACCATGCGGCTATTTATGCTTTAATTGCTGGGAGTTATACCCCTTTTTGCTTGGTCGCTTTAAATTCTGATTTAGGTTGGTATATGTTTATAGCTGTTTGGGTTTTTGCCTTAACAGGTATTATTTTAAAGCTATTTTTTACAGGAAGGTTCGATAAAATTTCTACAGCAATGTATCTTTTAATGGGGTGGCAAGTAGTGTTTTTCATAAAACCTTTAATGGTTGCTTTACCCACTTTTAATTTAAATTTATTAATTGGTGGAGGAGTTTTTTACACCATCGGAGCTATTTTATATTCCATTAAAAAGATACCATATAACCACGCCATTTTTCACGTATTTGTTTTATTGGGCAGTATCAGTCATTTTATAGCAATTTACTACTTGTAG
- a CDS encoding CYTH domain-containing protein — translation MSLEIERKFLVKNDDFKSESYAQKSIKQGYLNSDKNRTVRVRISDEKAFMTIKGKSNATGTTRFEWEKEIEKSEAESLLLLCEPSIIDKTRYLVKVGDHTYEVDEFYGDNQGLTVAEVELNSETETFIKPNWLDQEVTGDVKYYNSSISKHPFKDWI, via the coding sequence ATGAGTTTAGAAATAGAAAGAAAATTTTTAGTGAAAAATGACGATTTTAAAAGTGAAAGTTATGCTCAAAAAAGTATTAAACAAGGGTATTTAAATTCTGATAAAAACAGAACTGTAAGAGTTAGAATATCCGATGAAAAAGCTTTTATGACTATTAAAGGAAAATCTAACGCTACAGGAACAACCCGTTTTGAGTGGGAAAAGGAAATTGAAAAATCGGAAGCCGAAAGTTTACTTTTATTGTGCGAACCAAGTATTATTGATAAAACAAGATATTTGGTTAAAGTTGGTGATCACACTTATGAGGTGGATGAATTTTATGGCGACAACCAAGGTTTAACGGTTGCAGAAGTAGAATTAAACTCAGAAACTGAAACTTTTATAAAACCAAATTGGTTAGACCAAGAAGTTACTGGGGATGTAAAATACTATAATTCTAGCATTAGTAAACATCCTTTTAAAGACTGGATTTAA
- a CDS encoding class I SAM-dependent methyltransferase, protein MKLITLDDFIDTYFKAIQRGSKFFFSKFTFNKEGRTKSAFNNTASISSNFWSIPKVVERWNLLISGDKNIGYIQFLTDDFLKDKTNLRLLSLGSGICNPEIELAKNNTIFKEVVCLDIADNLLQKAAKKAAKNGLTNIKFIAKNIDDFEFKENDFDVIFFKASLHHFDKIDSLLSGSIQKVLKPDGLLIINEFVGATRHQFSKTQITAINEALKSIPKKFRTRFKSKQHKNKYRGVGVLRMIIADPSECVDSESIIPAIHKHYNTLIERPYGNNLLMSTLRDISHHFYELDTEKEQVLNNLFALEDKYLKENQSDFVFGIYQNKK, encoded by the coding sequence ATGAAACTGATTACTTTAGATGACTTTATAGACACGTATTTTAAAGCAATACAACGAGGTAGCAAGTTTTTCTTTTCTAAGTTTACGTTTAACAAAGAAGGTAGAACAAAAAGTGCTTTTAACAATACTGCCTCTATTTCTTCTAACTTTTGGTCTATTCCTAAGGTTGTAGAACGATGGAATCTTTTAATTTCTGGTGATAAAAATATAGGTTATATTCAATTTCTTACGGATGATTTTTTGAAAGACAAAACCAACCTAAGGCTTCTTTCTTTAGGTTCTGGTATTTGCAATCCAGAAATTGAATTGGCTAAAAACAATACCATTTTTAAAGAAGTTGTTTGTTTAGATATTGCTGACAACTTACTACAAAAAGCAGCGAAAAAAGCAGCAAAAAATGGTCTAACAAACATTAAATTTATTGCTAAAAACATTGATGATTTTGAGTTTAAAGAAAATGATTTTGATGTTATATTCTTTAAAGCTTCTTTACATCATTTTGATAAAATAGACTCTTTATTATCCGGTAGCATACAAAAAGTATTAAAGCCAGATGGATTGCTTATAATTAATGAATTTGTAGGCGCAACAAGGCATCAGTTTTCTAAAACACAAATTACAGCCATCAATGAAGCGTTAAAATCTATTCCTAAGAAATTTAGAACACGGTTTAAAAGTAAGCAACATAAAAATAAATACCGAGGCGTTGGTGTACTTCGAATGATTATAGCAGACCCTTCTGAATGCGTAGATTCTGAGAGTATTATTCCGGCAATTCACAAACATTATAACACCCTTATAGAAAGACCTTATGGAAATAATTTATTGATGAGCACACTTAGAGATATTTCTCATCACTTTTACGAATTAGACACCGAAAAAGAACAAGTTTTAAACAACCTTTTTGCCCTAGAAGACAAGTATCTAAAAGAAAACCAATCTGATTTTGTGTTTGGCATTTATCAGAATAAAAAATAA
- the recO gene encoding DNA repair protein RecO, translated as MAVVTTKAIVLSALKFGDSSLIVKCFTEEEGVKSYLIRGILKAKKGGLKAAYFQPLTQLTIVASHNNKGTLNSIKEVQVSYPYQTIYRDIVKQSVVLFLSEVLSYAIKEEEKNEGLYEYLESGLIWLDLHNKIANFHLLFLLNLTRFLGFYPDLSDADKLGFDLSEGVFSDLTSQKNLISGNYYYQFKKLLGITFDEIENVSFGKQERQIVLKIIIQYFELHLDGFRKPKSLQILETVFS; from the coding sequence ATGGCTGTTGTAACTACAAAAGCGATTGTTTTAAGTGCTTTAAAATTTGGAGACTCAAGCTTAATTGTAAAATGTTTTACGGAAGAAGAAGGGGTAAAGTCTTATTTAATTAGAGGTATTTTAAAAGCTAAAAAAGGAGGGTTGAAAGCAGCTTATTTTCAGCCATTAACGCAGTTAACAATTGTTGCAAGCCACAATAATAAAGGGACTTTAAATTCTATTAAAGAGGTTCAGGTTTCATACCCTTATCAAACTATCTATAGAGATATTGTGAAGCAATCTGTGGTGTTATTTTTATCTGAAGTATTGTCTTATGCAATAAAAGAAGAGGAAAAGAATGAAGGGCTTTATGAGTATTTAGAATCGGGACTTATTTGGTTGGATTTACATAATAAAATTGCAAATTTTCATTTGTTATTTTTACTGAATTTAACCCGTTTTCTTGGTTTTTATCCAGATTTGTCTGATGCTGATAAATTGGGATTTGATTTAAGCGAAGGGGTTTTCTCTGATTTAACCTCTCAAAAAAACCTCATTTCTGGTAATTATTATTACCAATTCAAAAAACTGTTAGGAATTACTTTTGATGAAATAGAAAATGTATCTTTTGGTAAACAAGAAAGACAGATCGTTTTAAAAATTATAATTCAGTATTTCGAACTACACTTAGATGGATTTCGAAAGCCAAAATCACTTCAAATTTTAGAAACTGTTTTTAGTTGA
- a CDS encoding SdpI family protein, whose protein sequence is MSETLIYILTTNGLLFLISILFWKFPPKKVNGIYGYKTPKAMLNQEIWDFANANFNKSFLIYSGISFLGALALVNFATIELTWQPMVLALLSILVSVIKTERAINDNFTEEGKKKKN, encoded by the coding sequence ATGAGTGAAACTTTAATATATATACTTACCACAAACGGTTTATTATTTTTAATCAGTATTCTTTTTTGGAAATTCCCTCCAAAAAAAGTGAATGGAATTTATGGTTACAAAACACCAAAAGCAATGCTAAACCAAGAAATATGGGATTTTGCAAATGCTAATTTCAATAAAAGTTTTTTAATCTACTCTGGTATTTCGTTTTTAGGTGCTTTAGCTCTTGTAAACTTTGCTACTATAGAATTAACTTGGCAACCAATGGTTTTAGCGCTATTGTCTATTTTAGTTAGTGTTATAAAAACAGAAAGAGCAATAAACGATAATTTTACTGAAGAAGGTAAAAAGAAGAAAAATTAA
- a CDS encoding acyl-CoA thioesterase, whose translation MKNTKELISLLNLEDLGNHNFSGNSVTIGSPNVFGGQVIAQAVNAAYKTIPENRFLHSLHSYFLEAGDLTIPINYHVQEVRNGGSFSTRRVTASQNEKTIFILAASFHKEEDGFEHQATFDASIKQPEKLLSWDDMLEKFGDFLPKSMKYFLSIERPIEFKPVRIPNPLQPENLPPNEQVWFRLKGKKQEMDFRTKQEILAYISDYNILNAAFNPNASNYNFGNTQTASLDHSMWFFRDFDFDDWMLYSVESPNAFGARGLSKGNIFTRDGKLIASVAQEGLLRPLKK comes from the coding sequence ATGAAAAACACTAAAGAATTAATTTCACTTTTAAATTTAGAAGATTTAGGCAATCATAATTTTAGCGGAAATAGCGTAACCATTGGTAGTCCAAATGTTTTTGGCGGACAAGTTATAGCACAAGCAGTTAATGCCGCTTATAAAACCATACCAGAAAATCGTTTTTTACATTCTTTACATTCTTATTTTTTAGAGGCTGGAGATTTAACAATTCCTATTAATTATCATGTACAAGAAGTAAGAAATGGAGGTAGTTTTTCTACAAGAAGAGTTACTGCAAGCCAAAATGAAAAAACTATTTTTATTCTAGCGGCTTCATTTCATAAAGAAGAAGATGGTTTTGAACATCAAGCTACATTTGATGCTAGCATAAAACAACCAGAAAAATTATTGAGTTGGGATGATATGTTGGAAAAATTTGGTGATTTTTTACCAAAATCTATGAAATACTTTTTAAGTATAGAAAGACCTATAGAGTTTAAACCGGTAAGAATACCAAACCCGTTACAACCAGAAAACTTACCTCCCAATGAGCAAGTTTGGTTTCGCTTAAAAGGTAAAAAGCAAGAAATGGATTTTAGAACAAAACAAGAAATTCTTGCCTATATTTCTGATTATAACATACTAAACGCCGCTTTTAATCCGAATGCAAGTAATTACAATTTTGGAAATACTCAAACTGCAAGTTTAGATCATTCTATGTGGTTTTTTAGAGATTTCGATTTTGATGATTGGATGTTGTATTCTGTAGAATCTCCAAATGCTTTTGGAGCTAGAGGTTTATCTAAAGGAAATATTTTTACAAGAGACGGTAAATTAATTGCCTCTGTAGCGCAAGAAGGATTGTTAAGACCTCTGAAAAAGTAG
- a CDS encoding peptidogalycan biosysnthesis protein — protein MICCTHTNTAKFFSSIDEIPSQIWDALNCRKNSYFHPDFLKYLEQNHPEITFSYIVLVDQKNKPTAFACLTIINFELNSIKNDFEVLKDIGKKLHVFPDKKPLQLLICGNPFVSGEHGIFIAENQDKKAILKELAESINHFVNSDKKLKKQIDALLVKDFTKESLDITDTLKKFSYHPFSVEPNMKLQLHENWQNFDDYLAAMKTKFRVKAKKAFKQSAAIIIKDVTLENIDKILPEMTTLYEKVASNADFNLGVFNLETYRDFKKLFGENYILKSYCLDDKIVGFVSGIINQESLDAHFVGIDYQLNREHAIYQRMLYDYIEIAIDKNLKTINFGRTASEIKSSVGAVPQDLTMYLRHQKTIKNKILKLFLQRVQPTPFQQKFPFKTLETKYEKH, from the coding sequence TTGATTTGTTGCACCCATACAAATACTGCCAAATTTTTCTCTTCTATTGATGAAATTCCTTCCCAAATATGGGATGCTTTAAATTGTAGAAAAAACAGTTATTTTCATCCAGATTTCTTAAAGTATTTAGAACAAAATCACCCAGAAATAACGTTTTCATATATTGTTTTGGTTGATCAAAAAAATAAGCCAACAGCTTTTGCTTGTTTAACAATAATTAATTTTGAACTAAATTCTATAAAAAACGACTTCGAAGTTTTAAAAGATATTGGAAAGAAACTGCATGTATTTCCTGATAAAAAACCGTTACAACTGCTTATCTGCGGAAATCCTTTTGTGAGTGGAGAACATGGTATTTTTATAGCGGAAAATCAAGATAAAAAAGCCATTCTAAAAGAATTAGCAGAAAGCATTAATCACTTTGTAAATTCTGATAAAAAACTAAAAAAACAAATTGATGCACTCCTTGTAAAAGATTTTACAAAGGAATCGTTAGACATAACAGATACCTTAAAAAAATTTAGTTATCATCCGTTTTCTGTAGAGCCAAATATGAAGCTTCAATTACATGAAAATTGGCAAAATTTTGATGATTATTTAGCTGCTATGAAAACCAAATTTAGGGTAAAAGCTAAAAAAGCTTTTAAACAGAGCGCTGCAATTATAATAAAAGATGTCACTTTAGAAAACATTGATAAGATATTGCCAGAAATGACTACACTGTATGAAAAAGTAGCCTCTAATGCAGATTTTAATTTAGGTGTTTTTAATCTAGAAACTTACAGAGATTTTAAAAAACTGTTCGGAGAAAATTATATTTTAAAATCTTATTGTTTGGATGATAAAATTGTAGGATTTGTATCTGGAATTATCAACCAAGAATCTTTAGACGCACATTTTGTAGGCATCGATTATCAATTAAATAGAGAGCATGCTATTTACCAAAGAATGTTGTACGATTATATAGAAATTGCCATCGATAAAAATTTAAAAACCATTAATTTTGGAAGAACTGCCAGCGAAATAAAAAGTTCTGTTGGCGCAGTTCCTCAAGATTTAACCATGTATCTTCGTCATCAGAAAACTATTAAAAACAAAATTTTAAAGTTATTTTTGCAAAGAGTTCAACCAACTCCATTTCAACAAAAATTTCCATTTAAAACTTTAGAAACTAAGTATGAAAAACACTAA
- a CDS encoding efflux RND transporter periplasmic adaptor subunit, translating into MRKIILAILGVLTIVGAILLGNYLIDKNQKPKPTFERQIKTVFVENVINKNIPIILTASGSLIAKNKIEIYSEVSGVLKVSNKLFKAGTKYNRGETLLGINSDEFYASLQSQKSNLYNLITAILPDLRLDYPVEFKNWENYLQGFDMNKSTPKLPKFSSDKEKYFISGRGILTAYYNVKNLEVRLSKHQIRAPFSGVLTEALVSPGTLVRVGQKLGEFIDPKIYEMEVSVNSEYADLLKVGNSVDLSNLEKTKKYTGKVVRVNGKVDQVTQTIKAYVDVIHADLKEGMFLEADLVAKSETDAIEISRKLLVDNQSVYTIKNDSILTLTNIQPVYFGSEKVVIKGLDNNQKILTQVLPGAFDGMIVKINKQ; encoded by the coding sequence ATGAGAAAGATTATTCTAGCGATCCTAGGTGTTTTAACAATTGTAGGTGCTATCTTATTAGGCAATTACCTTATTGATAAAAACCAAAAACCAAAACCAACATTTGAAAGACAAATAAAAACTGTTTTTGTAGAAAATGTAATTAATAAAAATATTCCTATTATTTTAACTGCAAGCGGAAGCTTAATTGCAAAAAATAAAATAGAAATCTACTCTGAAGTTTCTGGAGTTTTAAAAGTTTCTAATAAATTATTTAAGGCAGGTACAAAATATAACCGTGGTGAAACTTTATTAGGTATAAATAGCGATGAATTTTACGCGAGCTTACAGTCTCAGAAAAGTAACTTGTATAATTTAATTACAGCTATTTTACCAGATTTACGTTTAGATTATCCGGTTGAATTTAAGAATTGGGAAAATTATTTACAAGGTTTTGATATGAATAAATCAACACCAAAATTACCTAAATTCTCATCAGATAAAGAAAAGTACTTTATTTCTGGACGAGGAATTTTAACAGCATATTATAATGTTAAAAACCTAGAAGTACGTTTGTCTAAACATCAAATTAGAGCTCCTTTTTCGGGTGTTTTAACTGAAGCTTTAGTTAGCCCTGGAACTTTGGTTAGAGTTGGTCAGAAATTAGGTGAATTTATAGATCCTAAAATATATGAAATGGAAGTTTCTGTAAATTCAGAATATGCAGACTTATTAAAAGTTGGTAATTCTGTTGACTTATCTAATTTAGAAAAAACAAAAAAATACACAGGAAAAGTGGTTCGTGTTAACGGAAAAGTTGACCAAGTAACACAAACTATAAAAGCATATGTAGATGTAATACATGCCGATTTAAAAGAAGGTATGTTTTTAGAAGCAGACTTAGTTGCAAAATCGGAAACTGATGCTATCGAAATTTCTAGAAAATTATTAGTAGATAACCAATCTGTTTATACAATTAAAAACGACAGTATTTTAACGTTAACAAATATTCAACCAGTTTATTTTGGTAGCGAAAAAGTGGTGATTAAAGGTTTAGATAATAATCAAAAAATATTAACACAAGTATTGCCAGGTGCTTTTGACGGTATGATTGTAAAAATTAATAAACAGTAA